From Myxocyprinus asiaticus isolate MX2 ecotype Aquarium Trade chromosome 25, UBuf_Myxa_2, whole genome shotgun sequence, one genomic window encodes:
- the il17a/f3 gene encoding interleukin 17a/f3 isoform X2 has product MQPRLFQVFRAVLLLYLLVLLQDADSSSSGRCKIQEKSKCLGTGHTKSSRNLKKDMWVILDPTLNISTFASPSPNRSLSPWTYETSYDDSRIPLQISEAKCEKRGCLNENGEEDLGLESKPIFYQIHVLRRVKGKNKRYTLKLENKIISVGCTCVLPIVVPQI; this is encoded by the exons ATGCAGCCAAGACTG TTTCAGGTTTTCAGAGCTGTGCTGCTGCTGTACTTGCTTGTCCTTTTACAAGATGcagattcttcttcttctgggAGATGTAAAATACAAGAAAAATCCAAGTGTTTGGGCACTGGACATACTAAATCAAGCAGAAACCTAAAGAAAGATATGTGGGTCATCCTGGATCCAACTCTGAACATCTCAACTTTTGCCTCCCCGTCTCCAAACAGGTCTTTGTCACCATGGACATACGA GACTTCCTATGATGACTCACGAATCCCATTGCAAATTTCTGaggcaaaatgtgaaaaaagaggCTGTTTAAATGAAAATGGGGAGGAAGACTTAGGACTGGAGTCTAAACCTATCTTCTACCAGATCCATGTCCTGAGAAGAGTCAAGGGCAAAAACAAGCGCTACACACTTAAACTGGAAAATAAAATCATCAGTGTGGGCTGTACATGTGTTTTACCTATTGTTGTGCCTCAGATATAG
- the stmn4 gene encoding stathmin-4, translating to MTLAAYRDKVKELPLVSFLCSCIYSNPADNPTYKAKDAVDLKWCVIKDMEVIELNKRTSGQAFEVILKPPSFDGVPELNTSMPQRKDPSLEEIQKKLEAAEERRKCQEAEMLKHLAEKREHEKEVIQKAFEENNNFIKNAKEKLEQKMEVNKENREALLAAMLERLQEKDKHAEEVRKNKELKEEACR from the exons ATGACCTTGGCAG CATATCGAGATAAGGTGAAGGAGCTTCCTCTAGTGTCATTTCTGTGCTCCTGCATCTACTCAAACCCTGCAGACAATCCCACATACAAGGCCAAGG ATGCTGTGGATCTCAAATGGTGTGTGATCAAAGATATGGAGGTCATTGAGCTGAACAAGCGGACCTCGGGCCAGGCATTTGAGGTGATCCTGAAGCCCCCCTCATTTGACGGCGTACCTGAACTCAACACATCCATGCCCCAGCGTAAGGATCCCTCTCTGGAGGAGATTCAGAAGAAGCTGGAAGCAGCTGAGGAGAGGCGGAAG TGTCAGGAGGCCGAGATGTTAAAGCATCTTGCTGAGAAGAGGGAGCATGAGAAAGAGGTCATCCAGAAGGCCTTTGAAGAGAACAATAACTTCATCAAGAATGCCAAAGAGAAGCTGGAGCAGAAGATGGAGGTCAACAAAGAGAACCGCGAGGCTTTGCTTGCAGCCATGCTGGAGAGACTACAGGAAAAG GACAAACACGCAGAGGAGGTAAGGAAGAACAAAGAGCTGAAAGAGGAGGCCTGCCGGTAG
- the il17a/f3 gene encoding interleukin 17a/f3 isoform X1 — MQPRLVSMSNTMFQVFRAVLLLYLLVLLQDADSSSSGRCKIQEKSKCLGTGHTKSSRNLKKDMWVILDPTLNISTFASPSPNRSLSPWTYETSYDDSRIPLQISEAKCEKRGCLNENGEEDLGLESKPIFYQIHVLRRVKGKNKRYTLKLENKIISVGCTCVLPIVVPQI, encoded by the exons ATGCAGCCAAGACTGGTGAGTATGTCAAATACAATG TTTCAGGTTTTCAGAGCTGTGCTGCTGCTGTACTTGCTTGTCCTTTTACAAGATGcagattcttcttcttctgggAGATGTAAAATACAAGAAAAATCCAAGTGTTTGGGCACTGGACATACTAAATCAAGCAGAAACCTAAAGAAAGATATGTGGGTCATCCTGGATCCAACTCTGAACATCTCAACTTTTGCCTCCCCGTCTCCAAACAGGTCTTTGTCACCATGGACATACGA GACTTCCTATGATGACTCACGAATCCCATTGCAAATTTCTGaggcaaaatgtgaaaaaagaggCTGTTTAAATGAAAATGGGGAGGAAGACTTAGGACTGGAGTCTAAACCTATCTTCTACCAGATCCATGTCCTGAGAAGAGTCAAGGGCAAAAACAAGCGCTACACACTTAAACTGGAAAATAAAATCATCAGTGTGGGCTGTACATGTGTTTTACCTATTGTTGTGCCTCAGATATAG